The genomic window caaagtggttgaatacttaatgactgaagacatttcagcttttcattttctattaatttgtcaatttctaaaaacataattccactttgacattatggagtatagtgtgtaggccagagacacaacatctcaatttaatccattttaaattcaggctttaacacaaaatgtggaaaaagctaAAGGGGTACAAACACTTTCTGAAGTCTCAATTATACGGAAGTAATCTGAAATACTGTATGAATTAAAATAGCACTTACAGAGATAGCAGTGAGAAGCCGGTCATTCCTGGGCCCATGGGTGAACAAAATCTGTCTAATTTGAATGCCATATGATTCCAAGAAGGTGACAAGCCCTTCAACCTGAAACTACAGCAACAAGAGAAAGTATAGAATTTTAGGCATTTAATATTGCACAAAGAAGTTATATCTACTTTGAAGATGGTATGTCTAATGAAAAGTGATACAATCAATAGGCAGCAGTGTATATAATAAGCTCATCCACTGTCATGTACAGtaccttctgaaagtattcatgccccttgacttattccaccttttgttgtgttacagcctgaattcaaaatggattaaattgatttttttctctcacccagtattgtgtgtaggccaatgacacaATATCTAAacgtaatctattttaaattcaggctgtaacacagcgtttcccaaactaggggtcgcgaGAGAAACTCGCCCCCCAAACAAACATGCTTGGTTCATAGAACCGGGGTTACGTTAGTAACCTCAAGTAGCCGCTAGACGTGGTTGTAATAAACAGAgtggtttctgttttcttcctacaaatgCGGCTCTATCCTTTGAACGGTTTAAGCAAAAAAAGATTATGACCATATCACTGAAAGATAGGACTCTCAGGAAAATGCATGTGTGATGTTCCCTCTACAATACCCACAAGCCGCGCAGGACTCATTAGAACAGAGTGGACAAGACCAGtcactaaatcagactgggggggAAAAGAACATGTGTTAttttctacacagaagatcatACAACATTTCCTGATAATTttctgaacttcccaatacctttcCGATTCTGATTTAAGTCACTTCAAACTACACTACCTTCAGATGTAAATACTTTCAAAAGTACCGTTAGACTGATTTGTAATACAGTCATAGCCccaattgaggagaaaaaaaactATCTGAAGGAAGTTaggtttgaagtgactgaaatcAGAAAGGTATTACATCACTTGTATATATTTTACATGGTGGGGTtcccatttatttatttatttatttatatcaaaatggggtcgcgGGCCAAaaacgtttgggaacccctgctgtaaaacaacaaaatgtggaaaaagtcaaggggcgtgaatactttcggaaggcacCGTCTCTGGCCTACTATGGTGCAGTATTTTGACCTTTGTGTGCTATAGTGTGAGTGAACCATCATTATGTCCATTGACATGCTCTTTGGCCTACCTCAGAGTACTGGACATTAATGCTATCCAGTGACCGACAGCTGCCACTGAGGCTCTGAAAGGCCTTCTCAGTCACGCCTGTACAGTATGACAGCTTGAGTGATCGGAGTTGGGGGCAGGACTGGGACACAACCTGTTAGGTAAACAGTGGGATGTTAATCAATAAAGAAAACCTGAAACACAATCAGACTTCAACAGGAAATAATAACTTCTGCTAATGTCATACTGACTTTCATGGTATGAAGTTATTATCAAAAAATTAACAGCGATAGCTTTCCTTTCTATGTCAAACTATTCCTTACACTTAGTCTACATTAGTAAGGTGCATGGATCCAATAAATGTTTTTTGAACAGGTATCAGGGAACACAAACATTAGCCTCATTGTGGCATTAAAGGGCAAAACAAACACTAACATTACATTTGTATTCTGTAGATTAGAATTTACCTCCACAACATGGTCAACATTATTTTTCCAGTGATTAAGAGAAAAGTCTCTTAGTTGGGAGAATCTTCAAAACAAAATAAGAGAAATGTACCATTATTACTTATTTATACAGGCATAGTTAATAGTCAGTTAATGTTCCTTTTTCACATTACTAAATTGTTGTTAGGGCTTAGAATACATTTACTCTATGGGTCAGTCTGTTTCATGGACACAAATTATGCCCTGGactgaaagtgctttttagtccatgACTAGGCTTAATCAGTGTCCATGAAACCCCAGAACTAGCCTATACAATCCACATTTTACTTAGTAGGCCTACATACAGAGTTCCCCACAGTGTCTGAAACTATGTTATTCTGTTTGCAATTTTCCCAAATAGTACTGACCTGTTCTGTGCAAGCCAGCTTACAGTGTTCCTGATCTTCAGTTCTGTTTTAGGTAAGTGGGTTTTACCAGGTTCCAACCAGCAGTAACCCACGGACACACTGCGCCACAGAGCAGGACTGGCTGCAGCAGCATTCCATAGGTGGCACACCCTAGCCACCCTAAAACAGTGaacagaaaataaaataacatgttTAAATATCAGTTAGCTCAGATAGGTCAGATAGTTTCTATGTTGATTACAGCTTGTATTGAGCAGGATTGTTTATTTAATCTAAGTTTTATGTCTACAATCTCCAATTTATGAGAAATGAGACAGAGGCACCGATGAAATGCAACATGAGAAGGGCAGGCTACATTAAACATTGCATTACCTGCACAGGAATGGTACTGCACCATCTTGGTGAACTACCATCTTGAAAATATTAACTAACACTTCCACTGGTAAACTCTGACCCCAGCTGTCAAAGCCCTCATCTTGGTGGTGTTGCAGTGTGGGCTCCAGTTCACCTCTCTTGATCAGTGGCTTCTTTGTGGCTTTACCCTTTGGAAAAACTGTATTCTTCTTCTTTGCCTGAGTGACTTTGGCTTTTCCTTTAAggattttctttttcttttttcttttcgcGTTCGGCCGCCATATGTTATCATACTGATTTGTATTCGATATGATCAGAAGCATATCCTCTCCCTGTTCAACAGTGTAGCCAAGCCTTGGGGGGCGGCTGACTTTGGGCTTCGTTTTCTTCTTGGGCTTAGCATTTCTGAGCACATCAGACTTCCTCTTTCTTGTTGATGCTCCTGATGAGCTTGAGGGAGCATTGTCAGCGTCTGCAATTCCCACAGATAGTCCTACAGGTGTACCATCTTCCATCTCGTCCTCAATCTTCACCTTGTCTACACAAACACTGGACGTTTCCTAACTTCACTTATCTTCCAGAAatctgtaaatgtaaaaaataaaaaataataatgaaagTAATATTGTTTATTTAGCTAGCCAAAAGCAATGCCAATCATTGCAGGGTTAGATAGAAACCTTTTGTAGAACCAACAGCAGAAacgattagctagctagctaacgttggctagctgaACATAACCGCAAAGCTAGTAAGCTACAAATTTCAATAACCAATATTTAGTGGACATAGCTGAATAAATGTATCATCATTTAAAATGAGCTACACCATCTAGTTTTACTACAATTAATCCAACAAGGCATGCCGTGGAGTAGTTAACTAGACTAATTGTAAACAATAAGGTAGAAGCTATACGTACACGCCTGGTGCCCAAATTGATTACGTTGGTCGCGCAGCGAGAGTCGAGACTACtaccgcgttcaaaacaactgggaacttagAAATCTCCGACATCCGAGCTTCAAAACTACTGggatccaatttgttgcattaccgccacctactagactggagtacaactcccttatattttgcttgaaaaataaaataaagaaataccctaccatctaacactacactcacaaatattattaataattaacaccaccctactcaactatttaaatatattcattcctaccacatgccctcaacctgaaatgacgggacattacatttacgtcatttagcagacgctcttatccagagcgacttataaattggtgcattcaccttatgatagccagtgggacaaccactttacacaattttttttatttcaaatttatcatcttttttttcttttttaaaatttctttcaaatgttgaatttttttattatttgatatatatatatatatatatatatatatacacagtggggagaacaggtatttgatacactgccgattttgcaggttttcctacttacaaagcatgtagaggtctgtaatttttatcataggtacacttcaactgtgagagacggaatctaaaacaaaaatccagaaaatcacattgtatgatttttaagtaattattttgcattttatggcatgacataagtatttgatacatcagaaaagcagaacttaatatttggtacagaaacctttgtttgcaattacagagatcatacatttcctgttgGTCTTAACCagttttgcacacactgcagcagggattttggc from Coregonus clupeaformis isolate EN_2021a chromosome 17, ASM2061545v1, whole genome shotgun sequence includes these protein-coding regions:
- the fbxl6 gene encoding F-box/LRR-repeat protein 6 isoform X1, yielding MEDGTPVGLSVGIADADNAPSSSSGASTRKRKSDVLRNAKPKKKTKPKVSRPPRLGYTVEQGEDMLLIISNTNQYDNIWRPNAKRKKKKKILKGKAKVTQAKKKNTVFPKGKATKKPLIKRGELEPTLQHHQDEGFDSWGQSLPVEVLVNIFKMVVHQDGAVPFLCRVARVCHLWNAAAASPALWRSVSVGYCWLEPGKTHLPKTELKIRNTVSWLAQNRFSQLRDFSLNHWKNNVDHVVEVVSQSCPQLRSLKLSYCTGVTEKAFQSLSGSCRSLDSINVQYSEFQVEGLVTFLESYGIQIRQILFTHGPRNDRLLTAISRGCCPELQLLEINTKLDSGNCHLPICIQALQNGCPKLQTFRMLNVIPMPKMTRNGSGSTSGFPLLEELCMATTAVSFMTDQDLAKIVYDSPKLRVLDLRGCSRITAAGLSSLPCDELECLYWGLYFSSNVTVSLSKKGIHLLTQKWSGTLQELDLANQLFSEEDMEIALGHLAQGTGADPIRSLNLSGTKVTTPALRLVIGQSTALNYLNLSSCRYLPRGLKKLYRGQEEIHQLLDKLE
- the fbxl6 gene encoding F-box/LRR-repeat protein 6 isoform X2 — translated: MEDGTPVGLSVGIADADNAPSSSSGASTRKRKSDVLRNAKPKKKTKPKVSRPPRLGYTVEQGEDMLLIISNTNQYDNIWRPNAKRKKKKKILKGKAKVTQAKKKNTVFPKGKATKKPLIKRGELEPTLQHHQDEGFDSWGQSLPVEVLVNIFKMVVHQDGAVPFLCRVARVCHLWNAAAASPALWRSVSVGYCWLEPGKTHLPKTELKIRNTVSWLAQNRFSQLRDFSLNHWKNNVDHVVEVVSQSCPQLRSLKLSYCTGVTEKAFQSLSGSCRSLDSINVQYSERGCCPELQLLEINTKLDSGNCHLPICIQALQNGCPKLQTFRMLNVIPMPKMTRNGSGSTSGFPLLEELCMATTAVSFMTDQDLAKIVYDSPKLRVLDLRGCSRITAAGLSSLPCDELECLYWGLYFSSNVTVSLSKKGIHLLTQKWSGTLQELDLANQLFSEEDMEIALGHLAQGTGADPIRSLNLSGTKVTTPALRLVIGQSTALNYLNLSSCRYLPRGLKKLYRGQEEIHQLLDKLE